The following DNA comes from Coleofasciculus sp. FACHB-1120.
GCAGTTCCCCCCAATAAACTCAGAATTGCCGCTTCCAGAATAAATTGCAGCAAGATGTCCTGCCTTTTTGCTCCAATTGCCCGCCTCAGCCCAATTTCTGGGGTACGCTCCATTACTGCTGCGATCGTGATATTGGCAATGCCGACGCCACCGATGAGTAGCGAAATGATTCCTACCGCTGTCAGCCCATTGGATGCCATTTCCAGGGTTTCCTGCTGCGCCAAGATTTGCCGCACGTTGTTCGAGGCATAAACCTCTTTGCCTGGGAAGCGCTGTTCCATGAGTTGCTTGGCTTTGTCTGCCAAATCCTTTAAGTCTTCTATCTTGTAAGGGCGTATTTGGATAGAGCCAATGTCGCGGCTACCCGTCAGGGCGTAGTAAAACGACATCGGTATCCATACCTCACCTTCAGGTTCCCGAAAAGATGAGGTAACGGTTGGCACGACCCCGACAACGACATAGGGTCTGGCGTTGGCATAAATGGTTTCTCCAACAGCATTCTGACCTTTAAAAAGTTTGTCTACTAAAAATTCATCGATTACTGCTACAGGGCGATAGTTTTCAAAATCGGCAGGGGTGAAGAAGCGCCCTGCTACCAATTGCTTACCCGAAGTCAGCAGAAAGTCTTGAGTAACGGGTGTCATGTCAGGTTCGGCTTCTTCATCCTGAAATAAGGTTTGAGGATTCGGATAGAACCCACTAGAGGCACTGATTGCCCGCACGCCCTCTAGCCGCTGTCGCAAGTATTCCATGTCTTCTGACCGGAGTTCCTCTTGCACGTAGACAAATACCTGAGGGGCGTCTCTCTCAGCGAGTTGCTTGGCAATTACCGCCCGACTGATGCTGCCAACTTGAAGCGTGGCGCTGACTGCCGCTACACCCATAAAAACGCCCAAAGTGGTGAGGGTAGAACGCACAGGGTTGCTGCGTAGGGAGTTACAGGTGAGGGCGAAGAGGTCGAAGGCGGAAAGGCTCATATCAATTAAAAATTAAAAATAACTTCTCATGTTTCTTTTTTCTGTTTCCCAGGCTGAGCAACAGAGCAAGGATATTGATTACCAATTACCCATTACCCATTACCTATGACTTTTTATTTTTCATTTTTAATTTGTCTTGGACAACGACGGGCGTTCCTGGCTCTAGGGAAACATCTGGCGGGGGTAACACCACCGCGTCTCCTGCTTGCAAGCCCGCAGTCACCTCCACGGTTGTTAATCCCTCTAGCCCCAAAGATACCTCTCGTTTTTGCGCCTTGGATGAAGAGTCTCTCACCCAAACAAAGGGTTTAGGCGCAGAACGCTGTATGGCTTCCGTATTCAAAACCACGACGTTCTGGCGCTGCTGCAAAATGATTTCGACGCTGACTTGGCTGCTAGGAATTAATCTGCGGGTGGGTTGGTCAAGCTTGACGGTTGCAGGTACTGTGGCTTGCCCAGATTGGCTTTCCTGTTCGCTACTGCCAGAAGTGCTAGCGATCGCTTGGGGATACAAGCTTTGCACTCGTCCGGTGAATTTCTTCGCATCGGGACCAATCACACTAATGCGGACACGTTGATTGCTTTTCACTTTGGCGGCATTCAGCGTGGAAAGATTGAGTT
Coding sequences within:
- a CDS encoding ABC transporter permease → MSLSAFDLFALTCNSLRSNPVRSTLTTLGVFMGVAAVSATLQVGSISRAVIAKQLAERDAPQVFVYVQEELRSEDMEYLRQRLEGVRAISASSGFYPNPQTLFQDEEAEPDMTPVTQDFLLTSGKQLVAGRFFTPADFENYRPVAVIDEFLVDKLFKGQNAVGETIYANARPYVVVGVVPTVTSSFREPEGEVWIPMSFYYALTGSRDIGSIQIRPYKIEDLKDLADKAKQLMEQRFPGKEVYASNNVRQILAQQETLEMASNGLTAVGIISLLIGGVGIANITIAAVMERTPEIGLRRAIGAKRQDILLQFILEAAILSLLGGTAAIISVHGLTMVVAETFKLPYEFESKTAALSLGAALLVGVGAGFLPAVRASQLDPVKALRNS